The proteins below are encoded in one region of Drosophila santomea strain STO CAGO 1482 chromosome 3R, Prin_Dsan_1.1, whole genome shotgun sequence:
- the LOC120451248 gene encoding uncharacterized protein LOC120451248 isoform X2, whose protein sequence is MERRKALSSYAKFKDQQEAAAADIMTPRKDNESEDSLPALRRSHSVRSSLRRLKNKLHSPALPMQSPFKLRTQLHMRYRSSRGSATLDKSKAAKALRMLGDLDAVAVLTTKVKGKNEFVPLQRTMNSDSCNHDELGIERLMSTLPVGAKLPRKACKLLQIPESYCRTELAPKATLDSDLEKTLSGEESSGVLADITRHAQQGIYGTTRMRTATIRKPMPYLNSHNILPQDKRDGDIDSVRLREKVVNPSGGINNNQDNYPTYYPAPLLSTSRWSEQLTQHAAVAKIRTAISCHSQDLKEMEFLLPHSRTDSQSNSQSQLCISRHSQPKNAKLRDDHDETGSSELDSPPLGDENASANGQLSVHRQPIQLRSKIPGNTPHPRTSKMSKKQLKLAQAQLDKLTQNNLHLHALFSAVEHGHLEKARTILESTDVDVNSINNDGLSALDLAVLSNNRSMTRMLLQHGAVEGSQFSVDTIGTKLNGLLKDAESRIHDLSGPEGLCPPVFASRPSISSIIIGNSSASVTGCTGSEVEKQIGIWERRVKGLRRLQLGWDQARPPDAPASVVVDVTGDNSISVQILEPFEGAIGTKFKVQWSTRADFNNVVGESELLEWISFHGTMGAQCHISGLTQGRRYFLRAACGNVKGWGAYRTSVPASVVPSTWRDLDNREDRFVGRHRILDNLFTAVRLARPADVSELTLDPASAQRRNPKKKTTIKQLFSVTTKFQKTLRRGIYFSCIIHCDDKVLVTSEDFPPVIEVDESYPSALHMDYYWLMKVACTWEDVKSLRSDMERNLTSAVHFRTKLLSAVCQMQSALGITDLGQLYYKPLRDAQGTVVLTCVQSVKSQKAVSILNSRWVPVSKLQKKLGALHEDYTINELLISSIGDQLHYQQAALQRLEPGLYLGYLKMQCSMDQIQVVVPVKTPNVLPHCKVRENSHITAEEWQVLHRCSSDPLRLPLDFSAQGGDGASGGTATTEVQRLFLYDLTNAMHKLFASMNIKIADATTHRLYDVEVIEHSPDISFLVVCPSAESSCAVPGQSELLLQRDDLASLSIQAFEMIHLRTYQPAIIQKYARLSCILELDTALATHSLREAFSSSELQAAKERLATLQELSASLTIVWKSVRWLMDVVAYARNKNAQPSLAMREILDFAQQRQDESVATSAGGSANKQLLQLPIRESKFSKTGQGRGSWPGPGTSEDQSQNKPEHSKSEQNLELSAITPVEPATKQVPTQQQPQQQTQQQQLLQVSNISEYAGSICSEVSFRKNSGDSMSSTYTSRSFYSAVDSASDGNSTNSVFAIPPSRSDDTLADALRHSQAVAAQRKRTSSNIASHTNPLITVHSSNSAPYLAGSSVSLRSGNGAFATDLEHKPLKPATKAASSANLREGGPYLKSTLAELRAVGGEEPVASTSKASSMKSLSRQSSEEDSASCSSLNAEQTSGIIQVYTAYSTGLASGTSLKIHVTPKTTAREVINLVVKQLNMAVVLKGNNGPIYGPEMLENFCLVAVIGARERCLRDDFKPLQLQNPWKKGRLYVRKKHELLAAIEHSNRKSHLI, encoded by the exons ATGGAGCGTCGCAAGGCTCTCAGTTCGTATGCCAAGTTCAAGGATCAGcaggaggcggcggcggcagacATAATGACACCGCGGAAGGACAATGAGAGCGAGGACTCGCTGCCCGCCCTGCGACGCTCTCATTCGGTCCGTTCCTCCCTACGGCGGCTAAAAAACAAGCTGCACAGTCCCGCCCTGCCGATGCAGTCTCCCTTTAAGCTGCGCACCCAGCTGCACATGCGCTATCGCAGCTCGCGAGGATCGGCCACCTTGGACAAAAGCAAAGCGGCCAAGGCACTACGCATGCTGGGCGATCTGGATGCAGTGGCTGTTCTGACCACCAAAGTGAAGGGCAAGAACGAATTTGTGCCGCTGCAAAGAACGATGAACTCCGATTCCTGTAACCACGATGAACTGGGCATCGAAAGGCTTATGTCCACCTTGCCAGTGGGCGCAAAGCTGCCCCGTAAGGCTTGCAAGCTGCTCCAGATCCCCGAGAGCTACTGCCGGACAGAACTCGCACCAAAAGCCACACTCGACTCGGATCTGGAGAAGACCTTGAGTGGCGAGGAATCCAGTGGCGTGCTGGCGGACATCACTCGACATGCCCAGCAGGGCATCTATGGAACGACGCGAATGCGCACGGCCACGATTCGGAAGCCGATGCCCTACCTGAACAGCC ACAACATATTGCCGCAAGATAAACGTGACGGTGACATCGATAGTGTCAGGCTGCGGGAGAAGGTGGTTAATCCCAGTGGCGGCATCAATAACAACCAGGACAACTATCCCACCTATTATCCGGCCCCATTGCTGTCCACCAGTCGCTGGTCGGAGCAGTTGACGCAGCATGCGGCAGTAGCCAAGATACGGACAGCCATCTCCTGCCACTCCCAGGATCTCAAGGAAATGGAATTCCTTCTGCCCCACTCACGTACCGATTCCCAATCGAATTCCCAATCGCAACTGTGCATTTCGCGGCACTCGCAgcccaaaaatgcgaaacTACGGGATGATCACGATGAGACAGGCTCATCGGAATTGGATTCACCACCACTGGGTGATGAGAATGCCTCGGCGAATGGCCAACTTTCGGTGCACAGGCAGCCGATACAGCTGCGCAGTAAAATACCGGGAAACACACCTCATCCGCGGACCAGCAAAATGTCCAAGAAACAGCTGAAGTTGGCCCAAGCCCAGCTGGACAAACTGACGCAGAACAATCTGCATCTGCATG CTCTGTTCTCGGCAGTGGAGCATGGCCACCTGGAGAAGGCGCGCACTATTCTGGAGTCCACCGACGTAGATGTGAACAG CATCAATAACGATGGCCTATCTGCTTTGGACTTGGCGGTGTTGAGCAATAACCGCTCCATGACCAGGATGCTGCTTCAGCACGGCGCAGTGGAGGGCTCTCAGT TTTCTGTGGACACCATTGGCACCAAGCTGAACGGCTTGCTCAAGGACGCCGAGTCGAGAATTCACGATCTAAGTGGTCCGGAGGGTCTCTGCCCGCCGGTGTTTGCATCGCGTCCCTCCATCTCGAGCATCATAATTG GCAATTCAAGCGCATCGGTAACTGGCTGCACGGGTAGCGAGGTGGAGAAACAGATAGGCATCTGGGAGCGCCGTGTTAAGGGACTGCGGCGCCTGCAGCTCGGTTGGGATCAGGCCAGGCCGCCAGATGCACCCGCCTCCGTGGTCGTCGACGTCACTGGCGACAATTCCATCAGCGTCCAAATCCTAGAGCCCTTCGAGGGAGCCATCGGTACGAAATTCAAAG TACAATGGTCAACCCGCGCGGATTTCAACAACGTTGTGGGCGAGAGTGAGCTGCTGGAGTGGATCAGCTTCCACGGCACGATGGGCGCCCAGTGTCACATATCGGGCCTCACCCAGGGTCGTCGCTACTTCCTGCGAGCCGCGTGCGGCAATGTGAAGGGATGGGGAGCCTATCGAACCTCTGTGCCGGCTAGCGTGGTGCCCTCAA CTTGGCGGGATTTAGACAATCGAGAGGACCGATTCGTGGGTCGTCACCGAATCCTGGACAATCTATTTACCGCCGTGCGATTGGCAAGACCCGCCGACGTATCCGAGTTGACTTTGGATCCCGCGAGCGCCCAACGACGCAATCCCAAAAAGAAGACTACCATAAAGCAGTTGTTCTCGGTGACCACCAAGTTCCAAAAGACACTAAGACG CGGCATTTACTTCTCTTGTATTATTCATTGCGATGATAAAGTACTGGTCACCAGCGAAGACTTTCCACCGGTCATCGAGGTGGATGAATCCTATCCCAGTGCTCTGCACATGGATTACTACTGGCTCATGAAAGTGGCCTGCACTTGGGAGGATGTTAAGTCCCTACGTTCCGATATGGAGCGCAATCTTACCTCCGCTGTTCACTTCCGCACCAAGCTTCTATCAGCCGTCTGTCAGATGCAATCGGCCCTGGGCATAACGGATTTGGGCCAGCTTTACTATAAACCACTGCGGGATGCTCAGGGCACTGTGGTCCTAACCTGTGTGCAATCTGTTAAGAGCCAAAAGGCCGTCTCCATTCTAAACTCTAGATGGGTGCCAGTCAGCAAGCTGCAAAAGAAGCTAGGAGCTCTACACGAGGACTACACTATTAACGAGCTGCTCATCTCCTCGATTGGAGATCAATTGCACTATCAACAGGCGGCGCTGCAGCGTTTGGAGCCCGGTCTTTACCTGGGCTACCTAAAGATGCAATGCTCCATGGACCAGATTCAGGTGGTAGTGCCCGTGAAAACGCCGAATGTGTTGCCCCACTGCAAGGTGCGCGAAAACAGCCACATAACGGCCGAGGAGTGGCAAGTGCTTCATCGTTGCAGTAGCGATCCGCTACGCCTGCCGTTGGACTTCAGCGCTCAAGGAGGAGATGGAGCATCCGGTGGAACAGCAACTACGGAGGTGCAGCGCCTATTTTTATACGATCTCACCAATGCAATGCACAAACTATTTGCCAGCATGAACATCAAAATCGCTGATGCAACCACCCACCGACTGTATGATGTCGAGGTGATTGAGCACAGTCCAGACATTAGTTTCCTCGTGGTGTGTCCATCCGCCGAGTCCTCATGCGCTGTGCCCGGCCAGTCTGAGTTACTGCTCCAGAGGGATGACTTGGCCAGTTTGAGTATCCAGGCCTTTGAGATGATTCACCTGCGCACTTATCAGCCGGCCATCATTCAGAAATACGCCCGTTTATCTTGCATCCTTGAATTGGATACTGCACTGGCCACACATTCGCTACGCGAGGCATTCTCCAGCAGCGAACTGCAGGCGGCCAAGGAACGCTTGGCTACGCTGCAGGAGCTCAGTGCGAGTCTTACAATTGTGTGGAAAAGTGTACGATGGCTAATGGATGTGGTGGCATATGCGCGGAATAAAAACGCCCAACCCTCGTTGGCTATGCGAGAGATTCTGGATTTTGCACAGCAAAGACAGGATGAATCGGTAGCAACATCGGCTGGAGGTTCCGCAAACAAACAGCTACTGCAGCTGCCCATCCGCGAGAGCAAGTTCTCCAAGACGGGCCAGGGAAGAGGCAGTTGGCCGGGTCCGGGAACTAGTGAAGATCAATCGCAGAACAAGCCGGAGCACTCCAAGTCTGAACAGAATCTGGAACTGAGTGCTATCACGCCAGTGGAACCTGCGACCAAACAAGTTCCtacacagcagcagccgcagcagcaaacgcaacaacagcaactcTTACAAGTTTCCAACATCAGCGAATATGCGGGCTCGATTTGCTCTGAAGTATCATTTAGGAAGAACAGTGGCGACTCCATGAGCTCTACCTACACGTCCCGGAGCTTCTACTCTGCCGTGGATTCAGCCTCAGATGGAAATAGCACAAACAGTGTGTTTGCCATTCCGCCTTCTCGTTCCGATGACACTCTGGCGGATGCACTGCGACACTCGCAAGCGGTGGCTGCGCAACGCAAACGAACCAGCTCTAACATCGCTTCTCATACCAATCCCTTGATTACGGTGCACAGCTCTAACTCGGCTCCATACCTGGCGGGGTCCAGTGTGTCCCTGAGAAGCGGCAACGGAGCCTTCGCAACGGATTTGGAGCACAAACCTCTGAAGCCAGCGACTAAAGCAGCATCGAGTGCAAACCTGCGCGAGGGTGGACCCTATTTGAAAAGCACGCTAGCTGAACTACGAGCTGTGGGTGGCGAGGAGCCGGTAGCCAGTACTTCGAAGGCCTCATCGATGAAGAGCTTGTCACGGCAGAGCAGCGAAGAGGATTCGGCCAGCTGTTCCAGTCTCAATGCAGAACAAACATCGGGGATTATTCAAGTCTATACCGCCTACAGTACGGGTCTGGCCAGTGGAACCAGCTTAAAGATTCACGTAACACCAAAGACGACGGCCCGCGAAGTAATCAACCTGGTGGTGAAGCAACTCAACATGGCCGTCGTTCTCAAGGGGAACAATGGCCCCATCTATGGACCCGAGATGCTAGAGAACTTTTGCCTGGTGGCAGTGATTGGAGCAAGAGAACGCTGTCTGCGCGATGACTTCAAGCCGCTACAACTGCAGAATCCGTGGAAGAAAGGTCGTTTGTACGTTCGGAAGAAGCATGAGTTGCTGGCGGCCATCGAACACTCCAATCGGAAATCGCATTTGATTTGA
- the LOC120451248 gene encoding uncharacterized protein LOC120451248 isoform X4, which translates to MPQKLPMSSCLRSPAVFVRQKSFHTLNELTRFCQLKVSPHRATATARSTATSTSSSPSTSPAAAQQQRRHSHYAIDDNILPQDKRDGDIDSVRLREKVVNPSGGINNNQDNYPTYYPAPLLSTSRWSEQLTQHAAVAKIRTAISCHSQDLKEMEFLLPHSRTDSQSNSQSQLCISRHSQPKNAKLRDDHDETGSSELDSPPLGDENASANGQLSVHRQPIQLRSKIPGNTPHPRTSKMSKKQLKLAQAQLDKLTQNNLHLHALFSAVEHGHLEKARTILESTDVDVNSINNDGLSALDLAVLSNNRSMTRMLLQHGAVEGSQFSVDTIGTKLNGLLKDAESRIHDLSGPEGLCPPVFASRPSISSIIIGNSSASVTGCTGSEVEKQIGIWERRVKGLRRLQLGWDQARPPDAPASVVVDVTGDNSISVQILEPFEGAIGTKFKVQWSTRADFNNVVGESELLEWISFHGTMGAQCHISGLTQGRRYFLRAACGNVKGWGAYRTSVPASVVPSTWRDLDNREDRFVGRHRILDNLFTAVRLARPADVSELTLDPASAQRRNPKKKTTIKQLFSVTTKFQKTLRRGIYFSCIIHCDDKVLVTSEDFPPVIEVDESYPSALHMDYYWLMKVACTWEDVKSLRSDMERNLTSAVHFRTKLLSAVCQMQSALGITDLGQLYYKPLRDAQGTVVLTCVQSVKSQKAVSILNSRWVPVSKLQKKLGALHEDYTINELLISSIGDQLHYQQAALQRLEPGLYLGYLKMQCSMDQIQVVVPVKTPNVLPHCKVRENSHITAEEWQVLHRCSSDPLRLPLDFSAQGGDGASGGTATTEVQRLFLYDLTNAMHKLFASMNIKIADATTHRLYDVEVIEHSPDISFLVVCPSAESSCAVPGQSELLLQRDDLASLSIQAFEMIHLRTYQPAIIQKYARLSCILELDTALATHSLREAFSSSELQAAKERLATLQELSASLTIVWKSVRWLMDVVAYARNKNAQPSLAMREILDFAQQRQDESVATSAGGSANKQLLQLPIRESKFSKTGQGRGSWPGPGTSEDQSQNKPEHSKSEQNLELSAITPVEPATKQVPTQQQPQQQTQQQQLLQVSNISEYAGSICSEVSFRKNSGDSMSSTYTSRSFYSAVDSASDGNSTNSVFAIPPSRSDDTLADALRHSQAVAAQRKRTSSNIASHTNPLITVHSSNSAPYLAGSSVSLRSGNGAFATDLEHKPLKPATKAASSANLREGGPYLKSTLAELRAVGGEEPVASTSKASSMKSLSRQSSEEDSASCSSLNAEQTSGIIQVYTAYSTGLASGTSLKIHVTPKTTAREVINLVVKQLNMAVVLKGNNGPIYGPEMLENFCLVAVIGARERCLRDDFKPLQLQNPWKKGRLYVRKKHELLAAIEHSNRKSHLI; encoded by the exons ATGCCGCAGAAGCTACCGATGAGCAGCTGTCTGCGTTCTCCGGCGGTCTTCGTCCGCCAGAAATCGTTTCACACGCTCAACGAGCTGACCAGGTTCTGTCAATTGAAAGTGTCCCCGCATCgggccaccgccaccgccagATCCACAGCCACCTCCACATCATCGTCACCATCAACATCGCCAGCAGCGGCGCAACAGCAACGTCGCCACAGCCACTATGCCATCGATG ACAACATATTGCCGCAAGATAAACGTGACGGTGACATCGATAGTGTCAGGCTGCGGGAGAAGGTGGTTAATCCCAGTGGCGGCATCAATAACAACCAGGACAACTATCCCACCTATTATCCGGCCCCATTGCTGTCCACCAGTCGCTGGTCGGAGCAGTTGACGCAGCATGCGGCAGTAGCCAAGATACGGACAGCCATCTCCTGCCACTCCCAGGATCTCAAGGAAATGGAATTCCTTCTGCCCCACTCACGTACCGATTCCCAATCGAATTCCCAATCGCAACTGTGCATTTCGCGGCACTCGCAgcccaaaaatgcgaaacTACGGGATGATCACGATGAGACAGGCTCATCGGAATTGGATTCACCACCACTGGGTGATGAGAATGCCTCGGCGAATGGCCAACTTTCGGTGCACAGGCAGCCGATACAGCTGCGCAGTAAAATACCGGGAAACACACCTCATCCGCGGACCAGCAAAATGTCCAAGAAACAGCTGAAGTTGGCCCAAGCCCAGCTGGACAAACTGACGCAGAACAATCTGCATCTGCATG CTCTGTTCTCGGCAGTGGAGCATGGCCACCTGGAGAAGGCGCGCACTATTCTGGAGTCCACCGACGTAGATGTGAACAG CATCAATAACGATGGCCTATCTGCTTTGGACTTGGCGGTGTTGAGCAATAACCGCTCCATGACCAGGATGCTGCTTCAGCACGGCGCAGTGGAGGGCTCTCAGT TTTCTGTGGACACCATTGGCACCAAGCTGAACGGCTTGCTCAAGGACGCCGAGTCGAGAATTCACGATCTAAGTGGTCCGGAGGGTCTCTGCCCGCCGGTGTTTGCATCGCGTCCCTCCATCTCGAGCATCATAATTG GCAATTCAAGCGCATCGGTAACTGGCTGCACGGGTAGCGAGGTGGAGAAACAGATAGGCATCTGGGAGCGCCGTGTTAAGGGACTGCGGCGCCTGCAGCTCGGTTGGGATCAGGCCAGGCCGCCAGATGCACCCGCCTCCGTGGTCGTCGACGTCACTGGCGACAATTCCATCAGCGTCCAAATCCTAGAGCCCTTCGAGGGAGCCATCGGTACGAAATTCAAAG TACAATGGTCAACCCGCGCGGATTTCAACAACGTTGTGGGCGAGAGTGAGCTGCTGGAGTGGATCAGCTTCCACGGCACGATGGGCGCCCAGTGTCACATATCGGGCCTCACCCAGGGTCGTCGCTACTTCCTGCGAGCCGCGTGCGGCAATGTGAAGGGATGGGGAGCCTATCGAACCTCTGTGCCGGCTAGCGTGGTGCCCTCAA CTTGGCGGGATTTAGACAATCGAGAGGACCGATTCGTGGGTCGTCACCGAATCCTGGACAATCTATTTACCGCCGTGCGATTGGCAAGACCCGCCGACGTATCCGAGTTGACTTTGGATCCCGCGAGCGCCCAACGACGCAATCCCAAAAAGAAGACTACCATAAAGCAGTTGTTCTCGGTGACCACCAAGTTCCAAAAGACACTAAGACG CGGCATTTACTTCTCTTGTATTATTCATTGCGATGATAAAGTACTGGTCACCAGCGAAGACTTTCCACCGGTCATCGAGGTGGATGAATCCTATCCCAGTGCTCTGCACATGGATTACTACTGGCTCATGAAAGTGGCCTGCACTTGGGAGGATGTTAAGTCCCTACGTTCCGATATGGAGCGCAATCTTACCTCCGCTGTTCACTTCCGCACCAAGCTTCTATCAGCCGTCTGTCAGATGCAATCGGCCCTGGGCATAACGGATTTGGGCCAGCTTTACTATAAACCACTGCGGGATGCTCAGGGCACTGTGGTCCTAACCTGTGTGCAATCTGTTAAGAGCCAAAAGGCCGTCTCCATTCTAAACTCTAGATGGGTGCCAGTCAGCAAGCTGCAAAAGAAGCTAGGAGCTCTACACGAGGACTACACTATTAACGAGCTGCTCATCTCCTCGATTGGAGATCAATTGCACTATCAACAGGCGGCGCTGCAGCGTTTGGAGCCCGGTCTTTACCTGGGCTACCTAAAGATGCAATGCTCCATGGACCAGATTCAGGTGGTAGTGCCCGTGAAAACGCCGAATGTGTTGCCCCACTGCAAGGTGCGCGAAAACAGCCACATAACGGCCGAGGAGTGGCAAGTGCTTCATCGTTGCAGTAGCGATCCGCTACGCCTGCCGTTGGACTTCAGCGCTCAAGGAGGAGATGGAGCATCCGGTGGAACAGCAACTACGGAGGTGCAGCGCCTATTTTTATACGATCTCACCAATGCAATGCACAAACTATTTGCCAGCATGAACATCAAAATCGCTGATGCAACCACCCACCGACTGTATGATGTCGAGGTGATTGAGCACAGTCCAGACATTAGTTTCCTCGTGGTGTGTCCATCCGCCGAGTCCTCATGCGCTGTGCCCGGCCAGTCTGAGTTACTGCTCCAGAGGGATGACTTGGCCAGTTTGAGTATCCAGGCCTTTGAGATGATTCACCTGCGCACTTATCAGCCGGCCATCATTCAGAAATACGCCCGTTTATCTTGCATCCTTGAATTGGATACTGCACTGGCCACACATTCGCTACGCGAGGCATTCTCCAGCAGCGAACTGCAGGCGGCCAAGGAACGCTTGGCTACGCTGCAGGAGCTCAGTGCGAGTCTTACAATTGTGTGGAAAAGTGTACGATGGCTAATGGATGTGGTGGCATATGCGCGGAATAAAAACGCCCAACCCTCGTTGGCTATGCGAGAGATTCTGGATTTTGCACAGCAAAGACAGGATGAATCGGTAGCAACATCGGCTGGAGGTTCCGCAAACAAACAGCTACTGCAGCTGCCCATCCGCGAGAGCAAGTTCTCCAAGACGGGCCAGGGAAGAGGCAGTTGGCCGGGTCCGGGAACTAGTGAAGATCAATCGCAGAACAAGCCGGAGCACTCCAAGTCTGAACAGAATCTGGAACTGAGTGCTATCACGCCAGTGGAACCTGCGACCAAACAAGTTCCtacacagcagcagccgcagcagcaaacgcaacaacagcaactcTTACAAGTTTCCAACATCAGCGAATATGCGGGCTCGATTTGCTCTGAAGTATCATTTAGGAAGAACAGTGGCGACTCCATGAGCTCTACCTACACGTCCCGGAGCTTCTACTCTGCCGTGGATTCAGCCTCAGATGGAAATAGCACAAACAGTGTGTTTGCCATTCCGCCTTCTCGTTCCGATGACACTCTGGCGGATGCACTGCGACACTCGCAAGCGGTGGCTGCGCAACGCAAACGAACCAGCTCTAACATCGCTTCTCATACCAATCCCTTGATTACGGTGCACAGCTCTAACTCGGCTCCATACCTGGCGGGGTCCAGTGTGTCCCTGAGAAGCGGCAACGGAGCCTTCGCAACGGATTTGGAGCACAAACCTCTGAAGCCAGCGACTAAAGCAGCATCGAGTGCAAACCTGCGCGAGGGTGGACCCTATTTGAAAAGCACGCTAGCTGAACTACGAGCTGTGGGTGGCGAGGAGCCGGTAGCCAGTACTTCGAAGGCCTCATCGATGAAGAGCTTGTCACGGCAGAGCAGCGAAGAGGATTCGGCCAGCTGTTCCAGTCTCAATGCAGAACAAACATCGGGGATTATTCAAGTCTATACCGCCTACAGTACGGGTCTGGCCAGTGGAACCAGCTTAAAGATTCACGTAACACCAAAGACGACGGCCCGCGAAGTAATCAACCTGGTGGTGAAGCAACTCAACATGGCCGTCGTTCTCAAGGGGAACAATGGCCCCATCTATGGACCCGAGATGCTAGAGAACTTTTGCCTGGTGGCAGTGATTGGAGCAAGAGAACGCTGTCTGCGCGATGACTTCAAGCCGCTACAACTGCAGAATCCGTGGAAGAAAGGTCGTTTGTACGTTCGGAAGAAGCATGAGTTGCTGGCGGCCATCGAACACTCCAATCGGAAATCGCATTTGATTTGA